AACATCTGAACACCTCCTGTCCTTCGGGACTCAGGATGAGAAAGAATCATAATAATAGTATCCTTTCTCCGTGTCCACTAAATCGGGGGAACTTCATGTAGATCTTAGTGGTAATGTGATTTGGGAAAAAAGCATTGGTAATCCAGTCTATTATGAGGGCATTTATTCCATAGATAAAACAACAGATGATGGCTATATATTAGCTGGCACTGTGGATTCGGTATCATGCAATAATCTGGATTATTATTTACTTAAGGTCGACTCCAATGGTAACATGGTGTGGAGCAAAAGGTACGGCGGACAGTATCAAGATAACCTTACCTCAGTACAAGAGACAAACGATGGCGGATATATTGCCGGAGGTACTACGAGGTCATTTGGCGCCGGATCAAAGGACATTCAAATCCTTAAGTTTAATAAATGTGGCGATACAACGTGGTCTCAGTTATATGGTGATGAATCCACGGATGAAGGTTGTGTCATTTTTCAGACTCTGGATAATGGGTATATAATTGCCGGCGGAGTTGCACATTCCCCTGGTGAACATATTGGCTCATTTGTAAAAAGGATGGGTGCTCAATCGACCTATCCCGAATTCAAATGCGGGGACGCCAATGGCGATTGTGCCATTAATTTATTGGATGCAACATATATATTAAACTATCTTTATTACAGCGGCCCGGCACCCAACCCCATCGGGGCCGCCGATGCCAATGGCAATGGCGCTGTTAATGTATTGGACGTAACATATTTAATAGATTATATATATAAGGGAGAGTCAGCCCCTGTCTGTCCCCCGGAATAATAAGATATTGTATACCAATAACATAAACACAATAATTAGTATCCCGGGGCGGATTATATATCCGTCCCGGCTTTCTTTACTTCGCTGAAATGATATCACAATGAGGGTTTTGGAAGCATAACCCATATTTCAGATGCTTACTTCATCCGCGCAGCAATAAAAGGGATTTCATAGAGATCGATAAGTTTATTGATAATAAAATCCGGCTTTTCTTTGGGGTAGCGGATTTTCTGGTCGCGGTGCGGGCCGACATTCAGCCGGATAGCCGTCATGCCGATCATCTTTGCCGGAACCATATCGTTATCCTGACGGTCACCGATCATGGCCGATTCTTCCGGGAGCGAGCCAAGATTCTCAAGTATTTTCAAAAACATCCTGACATCCGGCTTGGAATAACCGATCTCATCGGAGACCTTGACCGAATCAAAAAATCTGAGAATCCCATGGCTGTCCAGATAATCAAGCACCGTCTGCGGTTGATTGGCAGCAAATCCAAGTTTGAATTTGCCATGTAGTTTTCCCAGAATTTCGGCAATACCCGGCTGAAGCCGGTAATGATCGAACGGTTTGAAATTGTCGAACTCGGAGCGAAGCATATAGAAAGCGTCCTCGTTCGGTTTCACCAACTGCCAGATAACATAGGAAAACAGCGATGGCGCATAGCACTCGACCGCCTTCGCTTCATATTTTTTAATGGCGGCTTCGGAAACCGATTTGCCCTTTAATTCATTGATTCGTTTGCGGAGATATCCGTTCCAGGCGCGATGCGCCCCGGTTTCATCGATTATCGGCCAGCCGATGTCGAAAAGGATGGTGTTTATATCCGCCATGGTTTGCCAGCCTTATGCAGTCATGTTGAGATATTTCCGTGGGTGGCAGATCCTTCGAGGCTCAGGAGCCCTGTCAACATCTGCCCTCATTCCTTACCCATGCAGTCAGATCATTATATAAGCCAAAAGCCGCCGGGAAGGCGGCTTCTGACATCCACTATCTTCAAAAACTACTTATCGCGTTCGGCGGTCGCCTGCTGTTCTTTGATAGTCGCCTGCGCCGCAGCCAGCCGCGCAATCGGCACCCGGAAAGGTGAACAGGAGACATAATTCAGGCCGATTCGATGGCAGAATTCCACCGATTCGGGATCGCCGCCATGCTCGCCGCAGATTCCGACCTTAAGATCGGGATTGGTGGCACGGCCCCGTTCGGTACCCATTTTCACCAGTTCGCCGACCCCTTCCTGATCGATCGTGACAAACGGATCTTTCGGAAGGATGCCCTTCTCCTGGTAGTAGCGGAGAAACTTGCCGGCATCGTCACGCGAGAAACCCATCGCCATCTGGGTCATATCATTGGTGCCGAAACTGAAGAACTGCGCTTCCTTGGCAATCTGATCGGCGACAATGGCCGCCCGCGGAATCTCGATCATGGTTCCGACCAGATATTCCATCGATTTCAGCTTGTACTTCTTGATCACTTCATTGGCGATTCTCTCGACCACTTCTTTCTGATTTATGAACTCATTGACATGGCCGACAAGCGGAATCATTATTTCCGGGATTATTTTCTTCTTGGCCTTGGTAAGTTCGCAGGCGGCTTCCATAATCGCCCGGACCTGCATTTCGGTAATCTCCGGATAAACGATACCAAGACGGCAGCCGCGATGGCCCAGCATCGGGTTGACCTCTTTCAGTTCATCGATACGGCGAAGGATCTTCTTCTTTTTCGCCAGGAGCTCATCATAGTGTTCATCATACTTGTCGAGACTTTCAATCTCTGCTTTGATGGCGGCCTTATCCGGCAGAAATTCATGAAGCGGCGGATCCAAGGTTCTGATAGTGACCGGATATCCATCCATAACATCGAACAGACCCTTGAAATCTTTTTTCTGGAAGGGCAGCAGGTGGTCCAGGGCATCCTGGCGCTCCATGGTGGAATCGGCCAGAATCATTTCCTGCACTATCGGAAGCCTGTCCTCGGCGAAAAACATATGTTCGGTGCGGCACAGACCGATTCCCTCGGCGCCGTATTTAAGCGCCTGCTGGGCGTCATGGGGCGTGTCGGCATTGGTGCGGACCCGCAATTTGCGAACTTCATCGGCCCATGTCATAAACTCGGCAAAGGCTCCCGAGAGCTCCGGCTCGATGGTTGCCACTTCACCGATAATAACCTCACCGGTGGAACCATTGAGAGTAATGACCTCACCCTGCTTGATAATCAATTTACCGATCTGGAACTGCTTCTTGGCCTCGTTGACCCGCATCGCTTCACAGCCGGCGACACAGCATTTACCCATGCCCCGGGCCACCACCGCCGCATGTGAAGTCATGCCGCCGCGCGAGGTCAGAATACCGGTCGAGGCATGCATCCCCTCGATATCATCCGGGTTGGTTTCCTGACGAACCAGAATAGGCTTGACTTTGTTCTTGGTCGCCTTGACCACATCCTCGGAGTTGAAATAGACCGCTCCCGAAGACGCCCCCGGCGAAGCCGGCAAACCTTTGGCAATCACTTCATATTTGGCCGCGGGATCCAGCCGGCGATGAAGCAACTGATCGAGCTGGCTCGGATCAATGCGCATCAAAGCTTCCTGCTTCGTAATCAGCTTTTCCTTGACCATATCGACCGCTATCTGGAGCGCCGCCTGGACGGTTCTCTTGCCGGTCCGGGTCTGAAGCATATAAAGCTTGCCTTCCTGGATGGTAAACTCGAAATCCTGAACATCACGATAATGTTTTTCCAACCGGTCGGTAATCTCTTTGAGCTGCTTGTAAACACCGGGCATTTCATCCTTGAGGCTGGTAATCGGCTGCGGGGTGCGAATCCCGGCCACGACATCTTCGCCCTGCGCATTTATCAGATATTCACCGTAAAATTCCTTTTGGCCATTGGCGGGATTACGCGTAAATCCCACTCCGGTCCCGGAAGAATTACCCATATTGCCATAAACCATCGCCTGAATATTTACCGCCGTACCCAGGTCGCTGGGTATATTGTTGAGGCGGCGGTAACTGATGGCACGCGGATTGTTCCATGAGCGAAAGACGGCATCCCGGGACATCCGGAGTTGGACATAGGGATCATCGGGGAACGTTTCGCCTGTCTTGCGCTTGATGATCTGCTTGAATTTTTTGATAATATCGTTGAGATCCTCAACCTGGAGCGAAGAATCCTGCTTGATCTTTCTATCCTTTTTCTTGCTCTCGATGACACTCTCAAACTGAATTTTATCGATACCAAGAACGACATTGCCGAACATCTGGACAAATCGGCGGTAGTTATCACAGGCGAATCGCTCATCGCCGGTCTTGGCGGCCAGACCCTTTAGTGTGTCTTTATTCAGCCCCAGATTCAAAATCGTATCCATCATACCCGGCATGGAAAACTTGGCGCCCGAACGAACCGAAACCAGCAATGGATTTTCCGGATCGCCGAATTTGGCGCCGACGATTTTTTCTATCCTGCCCATATATTCTTCAAGTTCTTTATCAATATCCTCCGGAATTTTAAGATCACTCTCATAATAGAGTGTGCAAACTTCGGTGGTAATCGTAAATCCGGGCGGGACCGGCACTCCGATCTGGCTCATTTCGGCCAGTCCGGCTCCTTTGCCGCCAAGCAAATCGCGCATACTGGCGTCGCCGTCGGCCTTACCGGCTCCAAAGAAGTAGCAAGGTTTTTGTTGCAGCAGTTTTTTGGTCGATTTATCTTTGGGTGTTTTGGCGCTCGACTTGTCTGCTTTGCTTTTAGAGGTTACGGTTTTAGCCTTAGTTTTAGGCGTGGCTTTTTTCATACTCTTTTTTCCTGGTTTAGCTGTTTTCTTCGGTCCCCTTTTATCCTTTGTTTTTCCTGCTTTTTTCGTCGCTACCATTACCGATTTCCCCTCCTGTCCTTAAATTATGGACATAAATACATCAATTTTGAGTTATACGCAATAAAAAAAGGCGGCGTAAGTGAGAATTCTCACTTGCGCCGCCCAAGACTCGTTGGCAGCAAAACTACATTGTGAAAAGACGCTCACCGCTGATGATTTTCTCCAAAATCTTCAGCGTTTTCTCGACCGGCGCGTGCATAATATCAGAGGTATTAAAAGTCGAGCGAATCACCTCGCGTGGACAGACAAAATTCGCCTTGCCTCTCCCCCCCCGAGCTTTCTTCTTGTGAGTCAGATTATACTGCCGTTGATATTCCTTGGCTTTTTCCTTGTGCATTTGATAATAACGGCGCTGGTACTCACGACGTGCCTCGGGCGTGGAAAGCTTTCCTTTGCCTTTCCTCTTACTATTAGTTTTGGTGCCGGCAGAATTAGCTGTATTAGCCATCCCCTCCTCACTTTCAGCTAATGAAGTTATGTTACCCTAATTGAAAAAATAACTTATCGCTCGGCCCAACCTATCGACAGTGAAAAAATACCCAAAATGGCTTTACTTGTCAAGAGAAATTTAAATAATTTTTCGTAATTCTTTACAGGTCAGCATATTGCGATTTAATAAAATTTATTTTTTGTAATATACTATATTACGAAGACTTATGGCAAATGTTTGTAAAATAAAAGAGCCCCAATTGAATGGGGCTCTTTTTTGCCATATTTATTTCACATTATGTTTCGGTGACTCTTCCCCGACTATTAAAATAACTTACGATTTCAAAAATCGCCCAGATAATAAAAACGCCGAACACCAGGAACCAGAAAAGCATGAAGCCCCCCTTGCCGGCGCCCCATGCGACCGCCGTCCAGTCGTTGAGAATCTGGATGCGCTGCACAAAAAGAGAAATTCGGCCCATCACCGTATAGCCGAACGAAGCGCCGAAACCGATCATAAGAATCCAGATTCCGAAACTTGACACGATCTTGAATAATCCGGTGTGCTCCTTGGAAAAGAAGAAATAAAACAAGGCGGCCAGTGTCCCGAGGAATATTATTATACTGGCAATACCGGAAGTGGTGTCAAACACAGAACGACCCGCGAAGTTGCTCCAGTCAATAATGCCCCTCATGGCCGACAGCATTTGCTCAATCACTCTGGCCTGCATTTCGCGGGGAACGGCCATGCCGGCGGCGATACCCATGTACAGAGCAATCGGCCAGCGGCTGATCCAGGATCTTTTCCGGGAGAACCGGGTCCACATCATGATGCCCAGCGCGGCCGGTATCAGATACCAGAATTGCGAAGAATTCAGCCATAGAAAATACCAGTCGCCGTCATTGAGCCTGGCGAAAAGATTGGGAATCAAAATCTGGTGCCATAAAACCAGGGCAAAATACCCGGCCGAAACTCCGACCACCAGATGTTCCGCAAATTTGTAAAACGGATTGTCTTTGTACAGAAACGAGAAGGTGCATAATGTCAGAAATGCTCCTAATGTCGTCCATAAAAATGTACTCCATTCCATATATGATCACCTCCTATCTCAGTTTCCGTCGGTTGCGTGTTGCCAGATATCCCACATTACCCATCAGGATAAATAAAATAATCAGAATATGGGCAAAGACCTGAATTCTCATACCATCAATCGCGCGCCCGGGGTTGTCGCATAGTTTCTCAATCTGGGCCGACCCCAGAAGCCCGGCCGCAAGTCCGAAAATCTGGCCGGAACCAAGATATGGATACATATCGGCCCCCATAACTCCCGTAACCGCCAGGGCCAGAGGAACACCATAATTTCCGTGCCCGTAAGTGATCCACATTTCAGCCACATTGCCCGCCGCCATGTCCAGAACCAGCTTGCACTGATCGAAGTTCTTGACACCTTTCATCATCGGGATACTGTCGATCGGCGTGCTGTAATAATCGGTCGGAAACGGGACGCGAAAATCAAGACCCATGGCCTGGATAACCATGGCCGGATAGGGCTTGTATCCCAGGAAAACATAATCAATCCCGTTGACGATTTCTCTCCCTTTATAGAAGACATCATTATAGGTGGCATCATGACTGACCGAGTCGGTGATATCCTTAATCACCTGATCGACCATCCCCTGACCAAGATTGGAAAGGGTCCCGAAAATCACTTTTACTTTCTTGCGAAAACACATTTCCGCAATGACATAGGTGGTCGGGTGAAGTTCCGCCAGCGCATTGGGATCATAGTCAACCGACAAATAAATCATATCGCCCTCTTCCAGCGATTCGAATCTATTGTAGATTGTCTTGACTTCATTACTGATTGTAATCGGAACCGCGAAATCCCAGAGATATGTGATGACACATACTATCGCCAGAAAGAGGAAGACCCAGCGCCGATCGAGCGACATCATACGATCAAATATATTCATACTTCAATCCTCCTCAATCCTTGCCCAGGTAGGCTCGTTCGATTCCCAGAATCACCTTCAGGGCCGTGGCCACCATGCCGAGACCGACTCCGATAACAATGGCCCGTTTTGCGGCCAGGTTCGGAACATTGAGAAGCCACACCGAGAATTTTTCCATGATCGGCTGAAGTGGTCCCAGGAAGGGATTGAAACGGAGCATGATAACCAGCGCCGCAATTAACAGCAGGGTCGCCAGAAGAGACCTTGCCCGGAAGGCCCGATAGGCGGCCGATGCAATAAAGAAGGCCAGCAGTGAAAACATCGTGGCCTGAATCGGAATAACAATATGATTATAAAAATGCACGAACATATAATTGTCGGAACCCACCGGCGTCGAGAAATTCCGGAAATAATCGAAGCCGAAGAATGTCATAAAAAATAATCCGGCCAGAGTGACAATGGCATATTGCCAGTTGGGTTTCTTATATTTTACTTTATCCCAGGAGACTCTTATCAGCGACCAGATGCCCAGCGCCAGGGCAAAAACACCGATAATCATCATCCAGTCCATAAAGAATGCATTTACCCATTCGGACGCCTGATGCGGAATATAATACTGTATGATCATGGCGAATCCGAATACGAAAACCATCATTAATGGGAACTGTCTTTTCATC
This sequence is a window from candidate division Zixibacteria bacterium HGW-Zixibacteria-1. Protein-coding genes within it:
- a CDS encoding pyruvate, phosphate dikinase, which produces MKKATPKTKAKTVTSKSKADKSSAKTPKDKSTKKLLQQKPCYFFGAGKADGDASMRDLLGGKGAGLAEMSQIGVPVPPGFTITTEVCTLYYESDLKIPEDIDKELEEYMGRIEKIVGAKFGDPENPLLVSVRSGAKFSMPGMMDTILNLGLNKDTLKGLAAKTGDERFACDNYRRFVQMFGNVVLGIDKIQFESVIESKKKDRKIKQDSSLQVEDLNDIIKKFKQIIKRKTGETFPDDPYVQLRMSRDAVFRSWNNPRAISYRRLNNIPSDLGTAVNIQAMVYGNMGNSSGTGVGFTRNPANGQKEFYGEYLINAQGEDVVAGIRTPQPITSLKDEMPGVYKQLKEITDRLEKHYRDVQDFEFTIQEGKLYMLQTRTGKRTVQAALQIAVDMVKEKLITKQEALMRIDPSQLDQLLHRRLDPAAKYEVIAKGLPASPGASSGAVYFNSEDVVKATKNKVKPILVRQETNPDDIEGMHASTGILTSRGGMTSHAAVVARGMGKCCVAGCEAMRVNEAKKQFQIGKLIIKQGEVITLNGSTGEVIIGEVATIEPELSGAFAEFMTWADEVRKLRVRTNADTPHDAQQALKYGAEGIGLCRTEHMFFAEDRLPIVQEMILADSTMERQDALDHLLPFQKKDFKGLFDVMDGYPVTIRTLDPPLHEFLPDKAAIKAEIESLDKYDEHYDELLAKKKKILRRIDELKEVNPMLGHRGCRLGIVYPEITEMQVRAIMEAACELTKAKKKIIPEIMIPLVGHVNEFINQKEVVERIANEVIKKYKLKSMEYLVGTMIEIPRAAIVADQIAKEAQFFSFGTNDMTQMAMGFSRDDAGKFLRYYQEKGILPKDPFVTIDQEGVGELVKMGTERGRATNPDLKVGICGEHGGDPESVEFCHRIGLNYVSCSPFRVPIARLAAAQATIKEQQATAERDK